The following proteins are encoded in a genomic region of Roseofilum reptotaenium CS-1145:
- a CDS encoding sugar ABC transporter substrate-binding protein — protein MKVRSIFLLCFLSGIAIVLVSCSISQVESKHDPTIVETEDDSLPSEDDSLVIWWQQSFVSEGNEEIAGLVREWEQSSGIKTTFQLKSEALDEKLERAFAPALRSNMEEGNAPDIVTIANLSEIVSRLAWEGKLADVSDVVEPIRDSFYPGALDAVHYLNSTIDERSFYAIPMGITTYNIHYWKPYLDRLGLTDQDIPQDWQGFWQFWQDVRDQLHELGENDITSFCITLNKDSSDGTEAFLQFLYGHNGKIFDREGNLVLDRPENRQGLINALSQLSTLYREGYIPPESMEWTNSDNNFHFLDRQCLLVTNASLSIPVTQKQPNNPYTQKVRNRYMNEIVTVSNWPNTANGSPFKIFVGQSFSIYSIIPANAERSEAAKQFLAYLLQPENLQLLIEQEKGRFIPPMPELWNISFWENENDPHFSAVKKLSSSNIQPYPGTLNPAYAKISKNKIFTTALERVIQEGVSPEEAADDAIAQIQDIIDHY, from the coding sequence ATGAAAGTCCGATCGATTTTTCTGTTATGCTTTCTTTCTGGAATAGCAATAGTGCTGGTGAGTTGCTCTATCTCCCAAGTTGAGTCTAAACACGATCCTACTATCGTAGAGACTGAGGACGATTCCCTACCTAGTGAAGACGATTCACTGGTGATTTGGTGGCAGCAATCCTTTGTCAGTGAAGGAAATGAAGAGATTGCTGGGCTAGTCCGGGAGTGGGAACAAAGTTCTGGAATTAAAACCACTTTCCAATTAAAATCAGAAGCTCTCGACGAAAAACTGGAAAGAGCTTTTGCACCAGCATTGCGTAGTAATATGGAAGAAGGCAATGCTCCAGATATTGTGACCATTGCCAATCTGTCTGAGATCGTTTCTCGGTTAGCTTGGGAAGGAAAGTTAGCTGACGTTTCTGATGTGGTCGAACCCATCCGAGATTCATTTTATCCGGGTGCTTTAGATGCGGTTCATTACTTAAATAGTACAATAGATGAGCGCAGCTTTTATGCTATTCCTATGGGAATAACAACTTACAATATCCACTATTGGAAACCATATCTGGATCGCCTTGGACTTACAGACCAAGATATTCCCCAAGATTGGCAGGGTTTTTGGCAATTTTGGCAGGATGTTCGCGATCAACTCCACGAGTTAGGAGAGAACGATATCACCAGTTTTTGTATCACTCTCAATAAAGATTCGAGTGATGGTACGGAGGCGTTTTTGCAATTTCTTTATGGTCATAATGGTAAGATCTTTGATCGTGAGGGAAATTTGGTACTCGATCGCCCAGAGAATCGTCAAGGATTGATTAACGCCCTCTCCCAGTTATCAACTTTATATCGAGAAGGATACATTCCTCCAGAATCGATGGAATGGACGAATTCAGACAACAATTTTCACTTTCTCGATCGCCAATGTTTGTTAGTGACCAATGCGTCTCTCTCCATTCCTGTCACCCAGAAACAGCCCAATAATCCCTACACCCAGAAAGTAAGAAATCGCTACATGAACGAAATCGTTACCGTCTCCAATTGGCCAAATACGGCCAATGGTAGCCCTTTTAAGATTTTTGTCGGGCAATCTTTTAGTATTTATAGTATTATTCCTGCCAATGCTGAACGCTCAGAAGCTGCTAAACAATTTCTGGCTTATTTACTACAACCCGAAAATCTGCAACTCTTGATCGAACAGGAGAAAGGGCGATTTATACCTCCCATGCCAGAACTTTGGAATATCTCGTTTTGGGAAAACGAGAATGATCCTCACTTTTCTGCTGTAAAAAAACTCTCTTCTAGTAACATTCAACCTTATCCCGGTACTCTAAATCCAGCCTACGCAAAAATTAGCAAGAATAAGATATTCACGACAGCTTTAGAGAGGGTCATTCAAGAAGGGGTCTCTCCAGAAGAGGCCGCAGATGATGCGATCGCTCAAATTCAGGATATTATCGACCACTATTAA